In the genome of Marinibacterium anthonyi, the window AGGATCAGGGATGCGTCGCAGCTCGCACTCAAGACAGGAGAAGAGGCATGAAGCTTCGGCCGATCGCGACCAATTTCACCCTGAAGGATCACGTCTACGACCGGCTTCGAGAGGCCATTACCGAAATGGACATCTACGCACGGGAAGCTGACCTGCGACTGGACGAGCGCTCGCTCGCCGAGCAGCTTGGAATCTCGCGCACGCCGCTTCGGGACGCCATCGCCCGGCTTGAGGGGGACGGGCTGGTGCAGGTCGTGCCGCGCAAGGGCATCTATGTCCGCCGCAAGAGCCTGGAAGAGATCCTGGAGATGATCATCGCCTGGGCCGCGCTGGAAAGCATGGCGGCCCGGCTGGCCGCGGACCGGGCGTCCGACACGGAAATCTCGTCGCTGCGCAAGATCGCCGCCAAGTACAGCGGTGATCCCGACAGCGCGGAATTCTCTGAATATTCCGAGGACAACATCAAGTTCCACCAGCGCATCCTGGAGATCTCCAAGTGCGCATTGCTGAAGACGATGGCCGACGGGCTGTTCCTGCACATGCACGCGGTTCGTCTGCGTGCCATGGGCGAGGGCGACCGGCTGCGCCGTTCGATGGTCGACCATGCCGAGATCATCGAGGCACTGGAAGCCCGCGACCCCGACCTTGCCGATCTGCGGGTCCGGGAACACACGATGCGGCTGCACGACCACGTGCGCCGGACCTGGGTCCGGCTGGACGTCAGCCTGCGAGACAAGATGGACACCGCCTGAAAAAGGCGGGCCCGGGGCCGGGACAGAACCGGCCATAGCTACAAGGGGAGACCAACCAATGGATGTAGCCACCGTAGAGCCCACCGCCAAGCCAGTGGAACCCGCGCCGGAGACGTTGACCGACGGGTTCCACCTGCTGATCGACGCGCTGAAGCTGAACGGCGTCGAGACGATCTACAACGTCCCGGGCATTCCGATCACCGACCTTGGCCGGTATGCCCAGGCGCAGGGCCTTCGGGTACTCTCCTTCCGCCACGAACAGCACGCCGGTTACGCGGCTGCGGCGGCCGGTTTCCTGACCAAGAAGCCGGGCATCTGCATGACGGTGTCGGCGCCGGGCTTCCTGAACGGTCTGACCGCGCTGGCCCATGCCACAACCAATTGCTGGCCGATGATCCTGATTTCCGGGTCGTCCGAACGCGAGATCGTCGACCTGCAGCGCGGTGATTATGAGGAGATGGACCAGCTGGCCATCGCCCGCCCCCATGCCAAGGCCGCCTATCGCGTCCTGCATGCCGAGGACATCGGCCTGGGCGTCGCCCGCGCCATCCGGGCCGCCCTTACGGGGCGTCCCGGCGGTGTCTACCTGGACATTCCCGGCCAGTTGCTGGGCCAGGTGATGGATGAGGTCGAGGGGCAGAAATCGCTGATCGAGGTGGTCGATCCGAACCCGACCAGCGTGCCGTCGGCGGACGCCATCGCCCGTGCGGTGGACGTGCTGAAATCGGCCAAGAAGCCGCTGATGATCATCGGCAAGGGCGCGGCCTATGCGCAGGCCGACGAGACGGTGCAGAAGCTGGTGGAAACGCTGGGCATGCCGTACCTGCCGATGTCCATGGCCAAGGGGCTGCTGCCCGATACCCATGAATTGTGCGCCTCGGCCGCACGGTCGCTGGTGCTGAAGGAAAGCGATTGCGTCTTCCTTGTCGGCGCGCGCCTGAACTGGCTGCTGAGCCATGGTCAGGGCAAGGCCTGGGGCGAAAAGGGATCGAAGGCATTCGTCCAGATCGACATCGAACCGACCGAGATGGACAGCAACCAGAAGATCTCGGCCCCGCTGATCGGCGATATCGGCAGCGTCGCCGGCGCCCTGCTGGAGGCCATCGGGCCGGACTGGCAGAAGCCGTCGACCGACTGGACCGGCGCAGTGCGCGCCAAGGTCGAAGGCAACGTCGCCAAGATGGCGCCGCGCCTGAAGAACAACAATTCGCCGATGGACTACCAGGGCTCCCTGGGCGTCATCAAGGACATCATCGCGGCCAATCCCGACACGGTGCTGGTGAACGAAGGCGCGAACGCGCTGGACCAGTGCCGGTCGATCGTCGACATCCACAAGCCGCGCAAGCGGCTGGACGTCGGCACCTGGGGGATCATGGGCGTCGGCATGGGGTCTGCCGTCGCGGCGGCGGTCGAGACCGGCAACCAGGTCCTGGCCGTGGAGGGCGACAGCGCCTTCGGGTTCTGCGGCATGGAGGTGGAAACCATCTGCCGTTACGACCTGCCGGTCTGCATCGTCATCATGAACAACAACGGCATCTATCGCGGCGATGGCGAAAACTGGTCGGGCGGATCGGATCCGTCGACGACGGTCTTCGTCAAGGGGTCGCGCTATGACCTGATGATGCAG includes:
- the ydfH_5 gene encoding putative HTH-type transcriptional regulator YdfH produces the protein MKLRPIATNFTLKDHVYDRLREAITEMDIYAREADLRLDERSLAEQLGISRTPLRDAIARLEGDGLVQVVPRKGIYVRRKSLEEILEMIIAWAALESMAARLAADRASDTEISSLRKIAAKYSGDPDSAEFSEYSEDNIKFHQRILEISKCALLKTMADGLFLHMHAVRLRAMGEGDRLRRSMVDHAEIIEALEARDPDLADLRVREHTMRLHDHVRRTWVRLDVSLRDKMDTA
- the oxc gene encoding Oxalyl-CoA decarboxylase, with product MDVATVEPTAKPVEPAPETLTDGFHLLIDALKLNGVETIYNVPGIPITDLGRYAQAQGLRVLSFRHEQHAGYAAAAAGFLTKKPGICMTVSAPGFLNGLTALAHATTNCWPMILISGSSEREIVDLQRGDYEEMDQLAIARPHAKAAYRVLHAEDIGLGVARAIRAALTGRPGGVYLDIPGQLLGQVMDEVEGQKSLIEVVDPNPTSVPSADAIARAVDVLKSAKKPLMIIGKGAAYAQADETVQKLVETLGMPYLPMSMAKGLLPDTHELCASAARSLVLKESDCVFLVGARLNWLLSHGQGKAWGEKGSKAFVQIDIEPTEMDSNQKISAPLIGDIGSVAGALLEAIGPDWQKPSTDWTGAVRAKVEGNVAKMAPRLKNNNSPMDYQGSLGVIKDIIAANPDTVLVNEGANALDQCRSIVDIHKPRKRLDVGTWGIMGVGMGSAVAAAVETGNQVLAVEGDSAFGFCGMEVETICRYDLPVCIVIMNNNGIYRGDGENWSGGSDPSTTVFVKGSRYDLMMQAFGGVGVTVDNPDALRQAINDAFASRKPTLINAVIAEGAGKESGNIGNLNPSSVVAQQRYPQARKIK